In Mus musculus strain NOD/MrkTac chromosome 11 genomic contig, GRCm38.p6 alternate locus group NOD/MrkTac MMCHR11_NOD_IDD4_1, one DNA window encodes the following:
- the Pld2 gene encoding phospholipase D2 isoform 3 (isoform 3 is encoded by transcript variant 3), which produces MTVTQKNLFPYGDYLNSSQLHMEPDEVDTLREGEDPADRMHPYLAIYDLQPLKAHPLVFAPGVPVIAQVVGTERYTSGSKVGTCTLYSVRLTHGDFTWTTKKKFRHFQELHRDLQRHKVLMSLLPLARFAVTHSPAREAAAEDIPSLPRGGSEGSARHTASKQKYLENYLNRLLTMSFYRNYHAMTEFLEVSQLSFIPDLGSKGLEGVIRKRSGGHRVPGFTFCGRDQVCYRWSKRWLVVKDSFLLYMRPETGAISFVQLFDPGFEVQVGKRSTETRYGVRIDTSHRSLILKCSSYRQARWWGQEITELAQGSGRDFLQLHQHDSYAPPRPGTLARW; this is translated from the exons ATGACTGTAACCCAGAAGAACCTCTTTCCCTATGGGGACTATCTGAACTCCAGCCAGTTGCACATGGAGCCAGATGAGGTTGACACTCTGAGGGAAGGAGAGGATCCAG CTGATCGAATGCATCCCTATCTGGCCATCTATGACCTTCAGCCTCTGAAAGCACACCCCTTGGTGTTCGCCCCTGGGGTCCCTGTTATAGCCCAGGTGGTGGGCACCGAAAGATACACCAGCGGATCCAAG GTGGGAACCTGTACTCTATATTCTGTTCGCTTGACGCATGGTGACTTTACCTGGACAACCAAGAAGAAGTTCCGACACTTTCAGGAGCTGCATCGGGACCTCCAGAGACACAAAGTCTTGATGAGTCTGCTCCCTTTGGCTCG CTTTGCTGTGACCCATTCTCCAGCCCGAGAGGCAGCCGCCGAGGATATACCCTCCCTACCCCGAGGAGGTTCTGAGGGCTCTGCCAGACACACAGCCAGCAAACAG AAATACTTGGAAAATTACCTCAACCGCCTCCTGACCATGTCTTTCTATCGCAATTACCACGCCATG ACAGAATTTCTGGAAGTCAGTCAACTTTCCTTTATCCCAGACCTTGGCTCCAAAGGACT GGAAGGGGTGATCCGGAAGCGCTCGGGCGGGCATCGAGTTCCCGGCTTCACCTTCTGTGGCCGAGACCAAGTTTGTTATCGATGGTCCAAGAG GTGGCTGGTGGTGAAGGACTCCTTCCTGCTGTACATGCGCCCGGAGACCGGCGCCATCTCATTTGTTCAGCTTTTTGACCCTGGCTTTGAGGTCCAGGTCGGAAAAAGGAGCACAGAGACGCGGTATGGGGTGAGGATCGACACCTCCCACAG GTCCCTGATTCTCAAATGCAGCAGCTACCGGCAGGCACGGTGGTGGGGCCAGGAGATCACGGAGCTGGCACAGGGTTCGGGCAGAGATTTTCTACAGCTACATCAGCATGACAGCTATGCCCCACCCCGGCCCGGCACCCTGGCCCGGTGGTGA